In Nicotiana tabacum cultivar K326 chromosome 19, ASM71507v2, whole genome shotgun sequence, one DNA window encodes the following:
- the LOC107816859 gene encoding cytochrome b5-like, producing MGGETKVFTLAEVSQHNNAKDCWLVISGKVYDVTKFLDDHPGGDEVLLSATGKDATDDFEDVGHSSSARAMLDEYYVGDIDSATIPTKTKYTPPNQPHYNQDKTSEFVVKLLQFLVPLIILGVAFGIRFYTKQSSA from the exons atggGCGGTGAAACTAAGGTCTTTACGTTGGCTGAGGTCTCCCAGCACAACAACGCCAAGGATTGTTGGTTGGTTATTAGTGGCAAG GTATATGATGTGACAAAATTCTTGGATGACCACCCAGGAGGTGATGAGGTTTTGTTGTCTGCAACTG GAAAGGATGCAACCGATGATTTTGAGGACGTTGGCCACAGCAGCAGTGCTCGAGCGATGTTGGATGAGTATTACGTAGGTGATATTGATTCAGCAACCATTCCCACCAAGACCAAGTATACTCCTCCCAATCAGCCTCATTACAACCAGGATAAAACATCAGAGTTTGTCGTCAAGCTCCTCCAATTCTTAGTTCCCCTGATTATTTTGGGTGTTGCTTTTGGCATCCGTTTCTATACCAAACAATCATCAGCTTGA